AGAAAGCTAGGTCACTCATATGTCGGTACAGAACATATTCTATTAGGGTTAATCCGTGAAGGAGAGGGAGTAGCAGCTCGCGTACTTAATAATCTTGGAGTCAGCTTAAATAAAGCTCGTCAACAAGTGCTTCAACTACTAGGAAGCAATGAATCTTCTTCAGGTCATCAAGGTGGTTCGATGAATAATGCGAATACACCAACGTTAGACAGCTTAGCTCGTGATTTAACCGCTGTGGCGCGAGATGGCGGACTCGACCCTGTTATTGGGCGAAGCAAAGAAATTCAGCGTGTCATTGAGGTGTTGAGCCGTCGTACGAAAAACAACCCTGTTTTAATTGGTGAACCAGGCGTTGGTAAAACGGCTATTGCTGAAGGATTAGCACAACAAATTATTAACAATGAAGTTCCGGAAATTCTCCGTGACAAACGTGTAATGACGTTAGATATGGGTACAGTTGTCGCTGGAACGAAATATCGCGGAGAATTTGAAGATCGTCTGAAAAAGGTGATGGATGAAATACGTCAAGCGGGTAATATTATTCTCTTCATTGACGAATTACACACATTAATTGGAGCTGGAGGAGCAGAGGGAGCAATTGACGCTTCTAATATTTTAAAACCTGCTCTAGCACGTGGCGAACTTCAATGTATTGGTGCCACAACATTAGATGAATATCGAAAATATATTGAAAAAGACGCTGCGTTAGAACGTCGCTTCCAGCCAATTCAAGTAGACGAACCGACAGTAGAAGAAAGCATTCAAATTTTAAGAGGACTACGTGATCGCTATGAAGCTCATCATCGTGTATCCATTACAGATGAAGCGATTGAAGCAGCTGTAAAATTATCTGATCGCTATATTTCAGATCGCTTCCTGCCGGATAAAGCTATCGACTTAATTGATGAAGCTGGTTCAAAGGTTCGATTACGTTCCTTTACAACACCGCCTAACTTAAAAGAGTTAGAAAATAAATTAGAAGAAGTTCGGAAAGAAAAAGATGCAGCTGTTCAAAGTCAGGAGTTTGAAAAGGCCGCTTCTTTACGTGATACAGAGCAACGTTTACGCGAACAATTAGAGGAAACGAAAAAGACGTGGAAAGAAAAGCAAGGACAAGAAAATTCTGAAGTCACAGTAGAAGACATCGCAATCGTTGTTTCTAGCTGGACGGGAGTCCCTGTAAGTAAGCTAGCACAAACAGAAACAGATAAACTTCTCAAATTAGAGTCTATTTTACATGACCGTGTTATTGGCCAAGATGAAGCGGTTGTAGCTGTTTCAAAGGCAGTCCGCCGTGCTCGTGCAGGATTAAAAGATCCGAAACGTCCAATTGGTTCATTTATTTTCTTAGGACCAACGGGTGTCGGAAAGACAGAGTTAGCTCGTGCGTTAGCTGAGTCGATGTTTGGCGATGAAGATGCAATGATTCGTATTGATATGTCAGAGTATATGGAGAAACACTCTACATCACGTTTAGTAGGTTCTCCTCCAGGGTATGTTGGTTATGATGAGGGAGGACAATTAACAGAGAAGGTTCGACGCAAGCCGTATTCAGTTGTCCTATTAGATGAGATTGAAAAAGCGCATCCGGATGTATTCAACATTTTACTTCAAGTTTTAGAAGATGGACGATTAACGGATTCGAAGGGGCGTACTGTTGATTTCCGTAATACGATTGTTATCATGACGTCTAACGTAGGCGCAAGTGAACTAAAACGTAACAAATATGTAGGATTTAACGTTCAAGATGAGGGGAAAGATTATAAAGACATGAAAGGGAAGGTTATGAACGAACTGAAAAGAGCGTTCCGACCTGAGTTTTTAAACCGTGTCGATGAAATTATTGTCTTCCACTCACTCGAACAAAACCACTTAAAACAAATTGCAACGTTAATGACTGATCAATTGACAAAACGCCTAATAGAACAAGATATCCAGCTTGAACTAACGGAAGCTGCTAAGGATAAATTAGCCGAAGAAGGTTTTGACCCTGAGTATGGAGCTCGTCCATTACGCCGAGCGATTCAGAAAAATGTAGAAGATCGCTTATCAGAAGAGCTGTTAAAAGGAACGATTGAAAAAGGTCAAAAAGTGGTATTAGATGTTGATGCTGGTGAGTTTATAGTACGACCAGCAGAAAAAGTGAAATAACACGATCTATGGGAGGCATACGAAATCATTTGTATGCCTCTTTTTTCAAGAGTGAAGAGTATTTTTGAAAAAAGTACGAATTCTTTTATGAATTCAACATAAATAGACAGAATGAACGGTATTTTAGTAAAGAGAGGGCATTTACGATGGCGAAACAGAAAACAAAATTTATTTGTCAATCTTGTGGTTATGAATCACCGAAATGGATGGGAAAATGTCCTGGTTGCGGTGCTTGGAACACGATGTCAGAAGAGGTTTTGAAAAAAACAACTGGAAGACGTATTGCGTTTGCACATTCGGAGCCATCTGTTGTTAGCAAACCTTCATCAATCAATACAATTGAAACTTCCCAAGAACCACGGATTCAAACATCTCTGAAAGAATTAAATCGTGTGCTCGGTGGCGGGATTGTAAAAGGGTCGCTCGTCTTAATTGGTGGAGATCCGGGTATCGGTAAATCAACGTTGCTTCTGCAAGTATCCTCACAATTAGCCAACTTACAGCACGATGTTTTGTACATTTCAGGAGAAGAATCGGTTAAACAAACGAAGCTCCGTGCTGATCGATTAGGTATTCGGGCGGAGAAGCTATATGTCTTAGCTGAGACGGATTTAGAATATATCTCTAAGGCAATTGATGAAACGAACCCTTCCTTCGTTGTCGTGGACTCTATTCAAACAATTTATCATAGTGATATCACATCAGCGCCTGGGAGTGTTTCGCAAGTTCGTGAATGTACGGCGGAACTTATGCGAATTGCTAAAACGAAAGGGATTGCCATTTTTATTGTCGGTCATGTTACGAAAGAAGGTTCCATTGCAGGTCCAAGGCTATTGGAGCATATGGTTGACACCGTTTTATATTTTGAAGGAGAGAGGCATCATACGTACCGTATTTTACGAGCAGTTAAGAACCGTTTTGGATCAACGAATGAAATTGGGATTTTTGAAATGAAGGAAACAGGATTATCTGAGGTGGTCAATCCTTCTGAAATTTTTCTTGAAGAACGGTCAAAAGGAGCCTCGGGATCTACTGTAGTTGCTTCAATGGAAGGAACACGCCCGGTTCTTGTTGAAATACAAGCATTAATATCTCCCACTAGTTTTGGAAATCCTAGAAGAATGGCAACAGGGGTAGATCATAACCGTGTATCACTGTTAATGGCTGTATTAGAGAAGAGAATAGGTTTATTATTACAAAATCAAGATGCATATATTAAAGTAGCAGGTGGTGTGAAGTTAGATGAACCTGCTATCGACTTGGCTGTTGCGATTAGTATTGCATCTAGTTTTAAGGATCATCCGACAAGAGCCACAGATGTCTTCGTTGGCGAGGTTGGATTGACAGGAGAAGTAAGAAGAGTATCCCGTATTGAGCAAAGAGTGCAAGAAGCGGCGAAGCTAG
This genomic window from Bacillus kexueae contains:
- the clpC gene encoding ATP-dependent protease ATP-binding subunit ClpC, whose translation is MMFGRFTERAQKVLALAQEEAVRLGHNNIGTEHILLGLVREGEGIAAKALQALGLSPDKIQTEVESLIGRGQEISQTIHYTPRAKKVIELSMDEARKLGHSYVGTEHILLGLIREGEGVAARVLNNLGVSLNKARQQVLQLLGSNESSSGHQGGSMNNANTPTLDSLARDLTAVARDGGLDPVIGRSKEIQRVIEVLSRRTKNNPVLIGEPGVGKTAIAEGLAQQIINNEVPEILRDKRVMTLDMGTVVAGTKYRGEFEDRLKKVMDEIRQAGNIILFIDELHTLIGAGGAEGAIDASNILKPALARGELQCIGATTLDEYRKYIEKDAALERRFQPIQVDEPTVEESIQILRGLRDRYEAHHRVSITDEAIEAAVKLSDRYISDRFLPDKAIDLIDEAGSKVRLRSFTTPPNLKELENKLEEVRKEKDAAVQSQEFEKAASLRDTEQRLREQLEETKKTWKEKQGQENSEVTVEDIAIVVSSWTGVPVSKLAQTETDKLLKLESILHDRVIGQDEAVVAVSKAVRRARAGLKDPKRPIGSFIFLGPTGVGKTELARALAESMFGDEDAMIRIDMSEYMEKHSTSRLVGSPPGYVGYDEGGQLTEKVRRKPYSVVLLDEIEKAHPDVFNILLQVLEDGRLTDSKGRTVDFRNTIVIMTSNVGASELKRNKYVGFNVQDEGKDYKDMKGKVMNELKRAFRPEFLNRVDEIIVFHSLEQNHLKQIATLMTDQLTKRLIEQDIQLELTEAAKDKLAEEGFDPEYGARPLRRAIQKNVEDRLSEELLKGTIEKGQKVVLDVDAGEFIVRPAEKVK
- the radA gene encoding DNA repair protein RadA — translated: MAKQKTKFICQSCGYESPKWMGKCPGCGAWNTMSEEVLKKTTGRRIAFAHSEPSVVSKPSSINTIETSQEPRIQTSLKELNRVLGGGIVKGSLVLIGGDPGIGKSTLLLQVSSQLANLQHDVLYISGEESVKQTKLRADRLGIRAEKLYVLAETDLEYISKAIDETNPSFVVVDSIQTIYHSDITSAPGSVSQVRECTAELMRIAKTKGIAIFIVGHVTKEGSIAGPRLLEHMVDTVLYFEGERHHTYRILRAVKNRFGSTNEIGIFEMKETGLSEVVNPSEIFLEERSKGASGSTVVASMEGTRPVLVEIQALISPTSFGNPRRMATGVDHNRVSLLMAVLEKRIGLLLQNQDAYIKVAGGVKLDEPAIDLAVAISIASSFKDHPTRATDVFVGEVGLTGEVRRVSRIEQRVQEAAKLGFQRVIIPKANIGGWNGPSGVELVGVENVYEALQVALGG